In the Astatotilapia calliptera chromosome 5, fAstCal1.2, whole genome shotgun sequence genome, one interval contains:
- the tead3b gene encoding TEA domain family member 3 b isoform X5 has protein sequence MDGDAEGVWSPDIEQSFQEALAIYPPCGRRKIILSDEGKMYGRNELIARYIKLRTGKTRTRKQVSSHIQVLARKKVREYQAGIKAMNLDQASKDKALQNMAALSSAQIVSPSIINKHLPPLPPAPYPPARFWPAQIPGQPGPSQELLLDFNPGRTPGLGRTSHAIKPFAQPPYSSLPGSVNQPIPNYEPLAPPPAPAATAVPVWQDRTIASSKLRLLEYSAFMEVQRDPDNYSKHLFVHIGQTNPSYSDPLLEAVDIRQIYDKFPEKKGGLKELYEKGPQNAFFLVKFWADLNSSGMPDGPGSFYGVSSQYSSIENMTITVSTKVCSFGKQVVEKVETEYARLEGGKCVYRIHRSPMCEYMINFIHKLKHLPEKYMMNSVLENFTILQVVTNRDTQETLLCIAFVFEVSTSEHGAQYHVYRLVKD, from the exons ATGGACGGGGATGCCGAGGGTGTGTGGTCCCCAGACATTGAGCAGAGCTTCCAGGAGGCCCTCGCCATCTACCCTCCCTGTGGAAGGAGGAAAATCATCTTGTCAGATGAGGGAAAGATGTATG GTCGCAATGAATTAATAGCGAGGTACATCAAGCTGAGAACAGGCAAAACCCGGACAAGAAAACAG GTGTCTAGTCACATACAGGTGTTAGCACGGAAGAAAGTTCGTGAATACCAGGCGGGTATAAAG GCGATGAATTTG GATCAAGCATCTAAGGACAAAGCCCTGCAGAACATGGCAGCGCTGTCATCTGCACAGATCGTCTCTCCgagtataataaataaacatcttCCACCACTGCCTCCGGCCCCGTATCCACCAGCCAGA TTCTGGCCTGCTCAAATCCCAGGACAGCCTGGACCTTCTCAGGA GCTGCTTCTAGATTTCAACCCGGGAAGGACTCCTGGGCTTGGCCGCACCAGCCATGC TATCAAACCATTTGCACAGCCCCCATACTCGAGCCTACCAGGTTCTGTAAACCAACCCATACCAA ATTATGAGCCCTTGGCGCCACCTCCTGCACCAGCCGCTACTGCAGTGCCAGTCTGGCAGGATCGGACCATTGCCTCCTCTAAGCTGAGGCTGCTGGAGTACTCAGCCTTCATGGAGGTCCAGAGGGACCCAGACAAT TACAGCAAACACTTGTTTGTCCACATCGGACAAACCAATCCCTCCTACAGCGATCCGCTCCTTGAGGCTGTGGACATTCGGCAGATCTACGACAAGTTCCCTGAGAAGAAGGGTGGGCTCAAAGAGCTTTATGAGAAAGGGCCCCAAAATGCTTTCTTCCTTGTAAAGTTCTGG GCTGATCTGAACAGCAGTGGTATGCCAGACGGTCCAGGTTCATTCTATGGTGTCAGCAGTCAATACAGTAGCATTGAGAACATGACGATCACCGTTTCAACCAAAGTCTGCTCATTTGGCAAGCAAGTTGTCGAAAAAGTAGAG acaGAGTATGCCCGCCTAGAGGGAGGAAAGTGTGTTTACAGGATCCACCGCTCTCCTATGTGCGAGTACATGATCAACTTTAtccacaaactgaaacacttaCCTGAAAAATACATGATGAACAGTGTTCTTGAAAACTTCACTATCCTACAG GTGGTGACGAATCGCGACACACAGGAAACCTTGCTCTGTATAGCATTTGTTTTTGAGGTTTCCACGAGTGAACACGGGGCTCAGTATCACGTCTACAGACTTGTTAAAGACTAA
- the tead3b gene encoding TEA domain family member 3 b isoform X1 — protein MDGDAEGVWSPDIEQSFQEALAIYPPCGRRKIILSDEGKMYGRNELIARYIKLRTGKTRTRKQVSSHIQVLARKKVREYQAGIKVSSHLQVLARRKSREIQSKLKAMNLDQASKDKALQNMAALSSAQIVSPSIINKHLPPLPPAPYPPARFWPAQIPGQPGPSQELLLDFNPGRTPGLGRTSHAIKPFAQPPYSSLPGSVNQPIPNYEPLAPPPAPAATAVPVWQDRTIASSKLRLLEYSAFMEVQRDPDNYSKHLFVHIGQTNPSYSDPLLEAVDIRQIYDKFPEKKGGLKELYEKGPQNAFFLVKFWADLNSSGMPDGPGSFYGVSSQYSSIENMTITVSTKVCSFGKQVVEKVETEYARLEGGKCVYRIHRSPMCEYMINFIHKLKHLPEKYMMNSVLENFTILQVVTNRDTQETLLCIAFVFEVSTSEHGAQYHVYRLVKD, from the exons ATGGACGGGGATGCCGAGGGTGTGTGGTCCCCAGACATTGAGCAGAGCTTCCAGGAGGCCCTCGCCATCTACCCTCCCTGTGGAAGGAGGAAAATCATCTTGTCAGATGAGGGAAAGATGTATG GTCGCAATGAATTAATAGCGAGGTACATCAAGCTGAGAACAGGCAAAACCCGGACAAGAAAACAG GTGTCTAGTCACATACAGGTGTTAGCACGGAAGAAAGTTCGTGAATACCAGGCGGGTATAAAG GTTTCTAGCCACTTGCAGGTTCTCGCCCGGAGAAAATCTCGCGAGATCCAGTCAAAGCTAAAG GCGATGAATTTG GATCAAGCATCTAAGGACAAAGCCCTGCAGAACATGGCAGCGCTGTCATCTGCACAGATCGTCTCTCCgagtataataaataaacatcttCCACCACTGCCTCCGGCCCCGTATCCACCAGCCAGA TTCTGGCCTGCTCAAATCCCAGGACAGCCTGGACCTTCTCAGGA GCTGCTTCTAGATTTCAACCCGGGAAGGACTCCTGGGCTTGGCCGCACCAGCCATGC TATCAAACCATTTGCACAGCCCCCATACTCGAGCCTACCAGGTTCTGTAAACCAACCCATACCAA ATTATGAGCCCTTGGCGCCACCTCCTGCACCAGCCGCTACTGCAGTGCCAGTCTGGCAGGATCGGACCATTGCCTCCTCTAAGCTGAGGCTGCTGGAGTACTCAGCCTTCATGGAGGTCCAGAGGGACCCAGACAAT TACAGCAAACACTTGTTTGTCCACATCGGACAAACCAATCCCTCCTACAGCGATCCGCTCCTTGAGGCTGTGGACATTCGGCAGATCTACGACAAGTTCCCTGAGAAGAAGGGTGGGCTCAAAGAGCTTTATGAGAAAGGGCCCCAAAATGCTTTCTTCCTTGTAAAGTTCTGG GCTGATCTGAACAGCAGTGGTATGCCAGACGGTCCAGGTTCATTCTATGGTGTCAGCAGTCAATACAGTAGCATTGAGAACATGACGATCACCGTTTCAACCAAAGTCTGCTCATTTGGCAAGCAAGTTGTCGAAAAAGTAGAG acaGAGTATGCCCGCCTAGAGGGAGGAAAGTGTGTTTACAGGATCCACCGCTCTCCTATGTGCGAGTACATGATCAACTTTAtccacaaactgaaacacttaCCTGAAAAATACATGATGAACAGTGTTCTTGAAAACTTCACTATCCTACAG GTGGTGACGAATCGCGACACACAGGAAACCTTGCTCTGTATAGCATTTGTTTTTGAGGTTTCCACGAGTGAACACGGGGCTCAGTATCACGTCTACAGACTTGTTAAAGACTAA
- the tead3b gene encoding TEA domain family member 3 b isoform X4 yields the protein MDGDAEGVWSPDIEQSFQEALAIYPPCGRRKIILSDEGKMYGRNELIARYIKLRTGKTRTRKQVSSHLQVLARRKSREIQSKLKAMNLDQASKDKALQNMAALSSAQIVSPSIINKHLPPLPPAPYPPARFWPAQIPGQPGPSQELLLDFNPGRTPGLGRTSHAIKPFAQPPYSSLPGSVNQPIPNYEPLAPPPAPAATAVPVWQDRTIASSKLRLLEYSAFMEVQRDPDNYSKHLFVHIGQTNPSYSDPLLEAVDIRQIYDKFPEKKGGLKELYEKGPQNAFFLVKFWADLNSSGMPDGPGSFYGVSSQYSSIENMTITVSTKVCSFGKQVVEKVETEYARLEGGKCVYRIHRSPMCEYMINFIHKLKHLPEKYMMNSVLENFTILQVVTNRDTQETLLCIAFVFEVSTSEHGAQYHVYRLVKD from the exons ATGGACGGGGATGCCGAGGGTGTGTGGTCCCCAGACATTGAGCAGAGCTTCCAGGAGGCCCTCGCCATCTACCCTCCCTGTGGAAGGAGGAAAATCATCTTGTCAGATGAGGGAAAGATGTATG GTCGCAATGAATTAATAGCGAGGTACATCAAGCTGAGAACAGGCAAAACCCGGACAAGAAAACAG GTTTCTAGCCACTTGCAGGTTCTCGCCCGGAGAAAATCTCGCGAGATCCAGTCAAAGCTAAAG GCGATGAATTTG GATCAAGCATCTAAGGACAAAGCCCTGCAGAACATGGCAGCGCTGTCATCTGCACAGATCGTCTCTCCgagtataataaataaacatcttCCACCACTGCCTCCGGCCCCGTATCCACCAGCCAGA TTCTGGCCTGCTCAAATCCCAGGACAGCCTGGACCTTCTCAGGA GCTGCTTCTAGATTTCAACCCGGGAAGGACTCCTGGGCTTGGCCGCACCAGCCATGC TATCAAACCATTTGCACAGCCCCCATACTCGAGCCTACCAGGTTCTGTAAACCAACCCATACCAA ATTATGAGCCCTTGGCGCCACCTCCTGCACCAGCCGCTACTGCAGTGCCAGTCTGGCAGGATCGGACCATTGCCTCCTCTAAGCTGAGGCTGCTGGAGTACTCAGCCTTCATGGAGGTCCAGAGGGACCCAGACAAT TACAGCAAACACTTGTTTGTCCACATCGGACAAACCAATCCCTCCTACAGCGATCCGCTCCTTGAGGCTGTGGACATTCGGCAGATCTACGACAAGTTCCCTGAGAAGAAGGGTGGGCTCAAAGAGCTTTATGAGAAAGGGCCCCAAAATGCTTTCTTCCTTGTAAAGTTCTGG GCTGATCTGAACAGCAGTGGTATGCCAGACGGTCCAGGTTCATTCTATGGTGTCAGCAGTCAATACAGTAGCATTGAGAACATGACGATCACCGTTTCAACCAAAGTCTGCTCATTTGGCAAGCAAGTTGTCGAAAAAGTAGAG acaGAGTATGCCCGCCTAGAGGGAGGAAAGTGTGTTTACAGGATCCACCGCTCTCCTATGTGCGAGTACATGATCAACTTTAtccacaaactgaaacacttaCCTGAAAAATACATGATGAACAGTGTTCTTGAAAACTTCACTATCCTACAG GTGGTGACGAATCGCGACACACAGGAAACCTTGCTCTGTATAGCATTTGTTTTTGAGGTTTCCACGAGTGAACACGGGGCTCAGTATCACGTCTACAGACTTGTTAAAGACTAA
- the tead3b gene encoding TEA domain family member 3 b isoform X6 produces MDGDAEGVWSPDIEQSFQEALAIYPPCGRRKIILSDEGKMYGRNELIARYIKLRTGKTRTRKQVSSHIQVLARKKVREYQAGIKDQASKDKALQNMAALSSAQIVSPSIINKHLPPLPPAPYPPARFWPAQIPGQPGPSQELLLDFNPGRTPGLGRTSHAIKPFAQPPYSSLPGSVNQPIPNYEPLAPPPAPAATAVPVWQDRTIASSKLRLLEYSAFMEVQRDPDNYSKHLFVHIGQTNPSYSDPLLEAVDIRQIYDKFPEKKGGLKELYEKGPQNAFFLVKFWADLNSSGMPDGPGSFYGVSSQYSSIENMTITVSTKVCSFGKQVVEKVETEYARLEGGKCVYRIHRSPMCEYMINFIHKLKHLPEKYMMNSVLENFTILQVVTNRDTQETLLCIAFVFEVSTSEHGAQYHVYRLVKD; encoded by the exons ATGGACGGGGATGCCGAGGGTGTGTGGTCCCCAGACATTGAGCAGAGCTTCCAGGAGGCCCTCGCCATCTACCCTCCCTGTGGAAGGAGGAAAATCATCTTGTCAGATGAGGGAAAGATGTATG GTCGCAATGAATTAATAGCGAGGTACATCAAGCTGAGAACAGGCAAAACCCGGACAAGAAAACAG GTGTCTAGTCACATACAGGTGTTAGCACGGAAGAAAGTTCGTGAATACCAGGCGGGTATAAAG GATCAAGCATCTAAGGACAAAGCCCTGCAGAACATGGCAGCGCTGTCATCTGCACAGATCGTCTCTCCgagtataataaataaacatcttCCACCACTGCCTCCGGCCCCGTATCCACCAGCCAGA TTCTGGCCTGCTCAAATCCCAGGACAGCCTGGACCTTCTCAGGA GCTGCTTCTAGATTTCAACCCGGGAAGGACTCCTGGGCTTGGCCGCACCAGCCATGC TATCAAACCATTTGCACAGCCCCCATACTCGAGCCTACCAGGTTCTGTAAACCAACCCATACCAA ATTATGAGCCCTTGGCGCCACCTCCTGCACCAGCCGCTACTGCAGTGCCAGTCTGGCAGGATCGGACCATTGCCTCCTCTAAGCTGAGGCTGCTGGAGTACTCAGCCTTCATGGAGGTCCAGAGGGACCCAGACAAT TACAGCAAACACTTGTTTGTCCACATCGGACAAACCAATCCCTCCTACAGCGATCCGCTCCTTGAGGCTGTGGACATTCGGCAGATCTACGACAAGTTCCCTGAGAAGAAGGGTGGGCTCAAAGAGCTTTATGAGAAAGGGCCCCAAAATGCTTTCTTCCTTGTAAAGTTCTGG GCTGATCTGAACAGCAGTGGTATGCCAGACGGTCCAGGTTCATTCTATGGTGTCAGCAGTCAATACAGTAGCATTGAGAACATGACGATCACCGTTTCAACCAAAGTCTGCTCATTTGGCAAGCAAGTTGTCGAAAAAGTAGAG acaGAGTATGCCCGCCTAGAGGGAGGAAAGTGTGTTTACAGGATCCACCGCTCTCCTATGTGCGAGTACATGATCAACTTTAtccacaaactgaaacacttaCCTGAAAAATACATGATGAACAGTGTTCTTGAAAACTTCACTATCCTACAG GTGGTGACGAATCGCGACACACAGGAAACCTTGCTCTGTATAGCATTTGTTTTTGAGGTTTCCACGAGTGAACACGGGGCTCAGTATCACGTCTACAGACTTGTTAAAGACTAA
- the tead3b gene encoding TEA domain family member 3 b isoform X7: protein MDGDAEGVWSPDIEQSFQEALAIYPPCGRRKIILSDEGKMYGRNELIARYIKLRTGKTRTRKQVSSHLQVLARRKSREIQSKLKDQASKDKALQNMAALSSAQIVSPSIINKHLPPLPPAPYPPARFWPAQIPGQPGPSQELLLDFNPGRTPGLGRTSHAIKPFAQPPYSSLPGSVNQPIPNYEPLAPPPAPAATAVPVWQDRTIASSKLRLLEYSAFMEVQRDPDNYSKHLFVHIGQTNPSYSDPLLEAVDIRQIYDKFPEKKGGLKELYEKGPQNAFFLVKFWADLNSSGMPDGPGSFYGVSSQYSSIENMTITVSTKVCSFGKQVVEKVETEYARLEGGKCVYRIHRSPMCEYMINFIHKLKHLPEKYMMNSVLENFTILQVVTNRDTQETLLCIAFVFEVSTSEHGAQYHVYRLVKD, encoded by the exons ATGGACGGGGATGCCGAGGGTGTGTGGTCCCCAGACATTGAGCAGAGCTTCCAGGAGGCCCTCGCCATCTACCCTCCCTGTGGAAGGAGGAAAATCATCTTGTCAGATGAGGGAAAGATGTATG GTCGCAATGAATTAATAGCGAGGTACATCAAGCTGAGAACAGGCAAAACCCGGACAAGAAAACAG GTTTCTAGCCACTTGCAGGTTCTCGCCCGGAGAAAATCTCGCGAGATCCAGTCAAAGCTAAAG GATCAAGCATCTAAGGACAAAGCCCTGCAGAACATGGCAGCGCTGTCATCTGCACAGATCGTCTCTCCgagtataataaataaacatcttCCACCACTGCCTCCGGCCCCGTATCCACCAGCCAGA TTCTGGCCTGCTCAAATCCCAGGACAGCCTGGACCTTCTCAGGA GCTGCTTCTAGATTTCAACCCGGGAAGGACTCCTGGGCTTGGCCGCACCAGCCATGC TATCAAACCATTTGCACAGCCCCCATACTCGAGCCTACCAGGTTCTGTAAACCAACCCATACCAA ATTATGAGCCCTTGGCGCCACCTCCTGCACCAGCCGCTACTGCAGTGCCAGTCTGGCAGGATCGGACCATTGCCTCCTCTAAGCTGAGGCTGCTGGAGTACTCAGCCTTCATGGAGGTCCAGAGGGACCCAGACAAT TACAGCAAACACTTGTTTGTCCACATCGGACAAACCAATCCCTCCTACAGCGATCCGCTCCTTGAGGCTGTGGACATTCGGCAGATCTACGACAAGTTCCCTGAGAAGAAGGGTGGGCTCAAAGAGCTTTATGAGAAAGGGCCCCAAAATGCTTTCTTCCTTGTAAAGTTCTGG GCTGATCTGAACAGCAGTGGTATGCCAGACGGTCCAGGTTCATTCTATGGTGTCAGCAGTCAATACAGTAGCATTGAGAACATGACGATCACCGTTTCAACCAAAGTCTGCTCATTTGGCAAGCAAGTTGTCGAAAAAGTAGAG acaGAGTATGCCCGCCTAGAGGGAGGAAAGTGTGTTTACAGGATCCACCGCTCTCCTATGTGCGAGTACATGATCAACTTTAtccacaaactgaaacacttaCCTGAAAAATACATGATGAACAGTGTTCTTGAAAACTTCACTATCCTACAG GTGGTGACGAATCGCGACACACAGGAAACCTTGCTCTGTATAGCATTTGTTTTTGAGGTTTCCACGAGTGAACACGGGGCTCAGTATCACGTCTACAGACTTGTTAAAGACTAA
- the tead3b gene encoding TEA domain family member 3 b isoform X2: protein MDGDAEGVWSPDIEQSFQEALAIYPPCGRRKIILSDEGKMYGRNELIARYIKLRTGKTRTRKQVSSHIQVLARKKVREYQAGIKVSSHLQVLARRKSREIQSKLKDQASKDKALQNMAALSSAQIVSPSIINKHLPPLPPAPYPPARFWPAQIPGQPGPSQELLLDFNPGRTPGLGRTSHAIKPFAQPPYSSLPGSVNQPIPNYEPLAPPPAPAATAVPVWQDRTIASSKLRLLEYSAFMEVQRDPDNYSKHLFVHIGQTNPSYSDPLLEAVDIRQIYDKFPEKKGGLKELYEKGPQNAFFLVKFWADLNSSGMPDGPGSFYGVSSQYSSIENMTITVSTKVCSFGKQVVEKVETEYARLEGGKCVYRIHRSPMCEYMINFIHKLKHLPEKYMMNSVLENFTILQVVTNRDTQETLLCIAFVFEVSTSEHGAQYHVYRLVKD from the exons ATGGACGGGGATGCCGAGGGTGTGTGGTCCCCAGACATTGAGCAGAGCTTCCAGGAGGCCCTCGCCATCTACCCTCCCTGTGGAAGGAGGAAAATCATCTTGTCAGATGAGGGAAAGATGTATG GTCGCAATGAATTAATAGCGAGGTACATCAAGCTGAGAACAGGCAAAACCCGGACAAGAAAACAG GTGTCTAGTCACATACAGGTGTTAGCACGGAAGAAAGTTCGTGAATACCAGGCGGGTATAAAG GTTTCTAGCCACTTGCAGGTTCTCGCCCGGAGAAAATCTCGCGAGATCCAGTCAAAGCTAAAG GATCAAGCATCTAAGGACAAAGCCCTGCAGAACATGGCAGCGCTGTCATCTGCACAGATCGTCTCTCCgagtataataaataaacatcttCCACCACTGCCTCCGGCCCCGTATCCACCAGCCAGA TTCTGGCCTGCTCAAATCCCAGGACAGCCTGGACCTTCTCAGGA GCTGCTTCTAGATTTCAACCCGGGAAGGACTCCTGGGCTTGGCCGCACCAGCCATGC TATCAAACCATTTGCACAGCCCCCATACTCGAGCCTACCAGGTTCTGTAAACCAACCCATACCAA ATTATGAGCCCTTGGCGCCACCTCCTGCACCAGCCGCTACTGCAGTGCCAGTCTGGCAGGATCGGACCATTGCCTCCTCTAAGCTGAGGCTGCTGGAGTACTCAGCCTTCATGGAGGTCCAGAGGGACCCAGACAAT TACAGCAAACACTTGTTTGTCCACATCGGACAAACCAATCCCTCCTACAGCGATCCGCTCCTTGAGGCTGTGGACATTCGGCAGATCTACGACAAGTTCCCTGAGAAGAAGGGTGGGCTCAAAGAGCTTTATGAGAAAGGGCCCCAAAATGCTTTCTTCCTTGTAAAGTTCTGG GCTGATCTGAACAGCAGTGGTATGCCAGACGGTCCAGGTTCATTCTATGGTGTCAGCAGTCAATACAGTAGCATTGAGAACATGACGATCACCGTTTCAACCAAAGTCTGCTCATTTGGCAAGCAAGTTGTCGAAAAAGTAGAG acaGAGTATGCCCGCCTAGAGGGAGGAAAGTGTGTTTACAGGATCCACCGCTCTCCTATGTGCGAGTACATGATCAACTTTAtccacaaactgaaacacttaCCTGAAAAATACATGATGAACAGTGTTCTTGAAAACTTCACTATCCTACAG GTGGTGACGAATCGCGACACACAGGAAACCTTGCTCTGTATAGCATTTGTTTTTGAGGTTTCCACGAGTGAACACGGGGCTCAGTATCACGTCTACAGACTTGTTAAAGACTAA
- the tead3b gene encoding TEA domain family member 3 b isoform X3, translated as MDGDAEGVWSPDIEQSFQEALAIYPPCGRRKIILSDEGKMYGRNELIARYIKLRTGKTRTRKQVSSHIQVLARKKVREYQAGIKVSSHLQVLARRKSREIQSKLKAMNLDQASKDKALQNMAALSSAQIVSPSIINKHLPPLPPAPYPPARFWPAQIPGQPGPSQDIKPFAQPPYSSLPGSVNQPIPNYEPLAPPPAPAATAVPVWQDRTIASSKLRLLEYSAFMEVQRDPDNYSKHLFVHIGQTNPSYSDPLLEAVDIRQIYDKFPEKKGGLKELYEKGPQNAFFLVKFWADLNSSGMPDGPGSFYGVSSQYSSIENMTITVSTKVCSFGKQVVEKVETEYARLEGGKCVYRIHRSPMCEYMINFIHKLKHLPEKYMMNSVLENFTILQVVTNRDTQETLLCIAFVFEVSTSEHGAQYHVYRLVKD; from the exons ATGGACGGGGATGCCGAGGGTGTGTGGTCCCCAGACATTGAGCAGAGCTTCCAGGAGGCCCTCGCCATCTACCCTCCCTGTGGAAGGAGGAAAATCATCTTGTCAGATGAGGGAAAGATGTATG GTCGCAATGAATTAATAGCGAGGTACATCAAGCTGAGAACAGGCAAAACCCGGACAAGAAAACAG GTGTCTAGTCACATACAGGTGTTAGCACGGAAGAAAGTTCGTGAATACCAGGCGGGTATAAAG GTTTCTAGCCACTTGCAGGTTCTCGCCCGGAGAAAATCTCGCGAGATCCAGTCAAAGCTAAAG GCGATGAATTTG GATCAAGCATCTAAGGACAAAGCCCTGCAGAACATGGCAGCGCTGTCATCTGCACAGATCGTCTCTCCgagtataataaataaacatcttCCACCACTGCCTCCGGCCCCGTATCCACCAGCCAGA TTCTGGCCTGCTCAAATCCCAGGACAGCCTGGACCTTCTCAGGA TATCAAACCATTTGCACAGCCCCCATACTCGAGCCTACCAGGTTCTGTAAACCAACCCATACCAA ATTATGAGCCCTTGGCGCCACCTCCTGCACCAGCCGCTACTGCAGTGCCAGTCTGGCAGGATCGGACCATTGCCTCCTCTAAGCTGAGGCTGCTGGAGTACTCAGCCTTCATGGAGGTCCAGAGGGACCCAGACAAT TACAGCAAACACTTGTTTGTCCACATCGGACAAACCAATCCCTCCTACAGCGATCCGCTCCTTGAGGCTGTGGACATTCGGCAGATCTACGACAAGTTCCCTGAGAAGAAGGGTGGGCTCAAAGAGCTTTATGAGAAAGGGCCCCAAAATGCTTTCTTCCTTGTAAAGTTCTGG GCTGATCTGAACAGCAGTGGTATGCCAGACGGTCCAGGTTCATTCTATGGTGTCAGCAGTCAATACAGTAGCATTGAGAACATGACGATCACCGTTTCAACCAAAGTCTGCTCATTTGGCAAGCAAGTTGTCGAAAAAGTAGAG acaGAGTATGCCCGCCTAGAGGGAGGAAAGTGTGTTTACAGGATCCACCGCTCTCCTATGTGCGAGTACATGATCAACTTTAtccacaaactgaaacacttaCCTGAAAAATACATGATGAACAGTGTTCTTGAAAACTTCACTATCCTACAG GTGGTGACGAATCGCGACACACAGGAAACCTTGCTCTGTATAGCATTTGTTTTTGAGGTTTCCACGAGTGAACACGGGGCTCAGTATCACGTCTACAGACTTGTTAAAGACTAA
- the tead3b gene encoding TEA domain family member 3 b isoform X8, with protein MDGDAEGVWSPDIEQSFQEALAIYPPCGRRKIILSDEGKMYGRNELIARYIKLRTGKTRTRKQVSSHLQVLARRKSREIQSKLKDQASKDKALQNMAALSSAQIVSPSIINKHLPPLPPAPYPPARFWPAQIPGQPGPSQDIKPFAQPPYSSLPGSVNQPIPNYEPLAPPPAPAATAVPVWQDRTIASSKLRLLEYSAFMEVQRDPDNYSKHLFVHIGQTNPSYSDPLLEAVDIRQIYDKFPEKKGGLKELYEKGPQNAFFLVKFWADLNSSGMPDGPGSFYGVSSQYSSIENMTITVSTKVCSFGKQVVEKVETEYARLEGGKCVYRIHRSPMCEYMINFIHKLKHLPEKYMMNSVLENFTILQVVTNRDTQETLLCIAFVFEVSTSEHGAQYHVYRLVKD; from the exons ATGGACGGGGATGCCGAGGGTGTGTGGTCCCCAGACATTGAGCAGAGCTTCCAGGAGGCCCTCGCCATCTACCCTCCCTGTGGAAGGAGGAAAATCATCTTGTCAGATGAGGGAAAGATGTATG GTCGCAATGAATTAATAGCGAGGTACATCAAGCTGAGAACAGGCAAAACCCGGACAAGAAAACAG GTTTCTAGCCACTTGCAGGTTCTCGCCCGGAGAAAATCTCGCGAGATCCAGTCAAAGCTAAAG GATCAAGCATCTAAGGACAAAGCCCTGCAGAACATGGCAGCGCTGTCATCTGCACAGATCGTCTCTCCgagtataataaataaacatcttCCACCACTGCCTCCGGCCCCGTATCCACCAGCCAGA TTCTGGCCTGCTCAAATCCCAGGACAGCCTGGACCTTCTCAGGA TATCAAACCATTTGCACAGCCCCCATACTCGAGCCTACCAGGTTCTGTAAACCAACCCATACCAA ATTATGAGCCCTTGGCGCCACCTCCTGCACCAGCCGCTACTGCAGTGCCAGTCTGGCAGGATCGGACCATTGCCTCCTCTAAGCTGAGGCTGCTGGAGTACTCAGCCTTCATGGAGGTCCAGAGGGACCCAGACAAT TACAGCAAACACTTGTTTGTCCACATCGGACAAACCAATCCCTCCTACAGCGATCCGCTCCTTGAGGCTGTGGACATTCGGCAGATCTACGACAAGTTCCCTGAGAAGAAGGGTGGGCTCAAAGAGCTTTATGAGAAAGGGCCCCAAAATGCTTTCTTCCTTGTAAAGTTCTGG GCTGATCTGAACAGCAGTGGTATGCCAGACGGTCCAGGTTCATTCTATGGTGTCAGCAGTCAATACAGTAGCATTGAGAACATGACGATCACCGTTTCAACCAAAGTCTGCTCATTTGGCAAGCAAGTTGTCGAAAAAGTAGAG acaGAGTATGCCCGCCTAGAGGGAGGAAAGTGTGTTTACAGGATCCACCGCTCTCCTATGTGCGAGTACATGATCAACTTTAtccacaaactgaaacacttaCCTGAAAAATACATGATGAACAGTGTTCTTGAAAACTTCACTATCCTACAG GTGGTGACGAATCGCGACACACAGGAAACCTTGCTCTGTATAGCATTTGTTTTTGAGGTTTCCACGAGTGAACACGGGGCTCAGTATCACGTCTACAGACTTGTTAAAGACTAA